A section of the Malania oleifera isolate guangnan ecotype guangnan chromosome 2, ASM2987363v1, whole genome shotgun sequence genome encodes:
- the LOC131148296 gene encoding uncharacterized mitochondrial protein AtMg00810-like has product MVVAHHLLAIGTNFDDPFLYRSLVGALQYLIITRLDITHAITAAGQYMHKPSVSHFQAIKRILRYVKGTLQFGLIFTPSSSQEILVYFDANWAGCPNTRRSISNYAIYFGDNLVS; this is encoded by the coding sequence ATGGTGGTCGCTCATCATCTATTGGCTATTGGTACCAATTTTGATGATCCTTTTCTCTACCGATCACTTGTTGGAGCTCTTCAATATCTCATTATCACTCGTTTGGACATCACTCATGCCATCACTGCCGCCGGTCAGTACATGCATAAGCCATCTGTCTCTCATTTTCAAGCAATTAAGCGAATTCTTCGTTACGTTAAAGGAACTCTTCAGTTTGGACTGATTTTTACTCCATCTTCTTCTCAGGAGATCCTTGTTTATTTTGATGCCAATTGGGCTGGGTGTCCTAACACACGTCGATCAATCTCTAACTATGCAATTTACTTTGGTGATAATCTTGTGTCCTAG